Proteins from a genomic interval of Asticcacaulis sp. AND118:
- a CDS encoding FkbM family methyltransferase, with amino-acid sequence MSFVSEAFLGKVRPRPLTIVTGADVTHGRSLLQFLKSALRHESRSRIIAYDLGLTTKQRLDVLALGGKIELRTFDFSKYPDWFDIRVEAGQYAWKPTIIGEVMKDAWGPVLWMDSGDLILRPLNSLYGRIVRNGFSSPESAGTVATWTHEKTLAHFGLNKAWGEHKHNVNGACVGFDPWHPAGAKLGREWCELAQDKAAIAPIGSSRANHRQDQALLSVLAHRAGLADTCQRSFVDYIVHCDIDDNPRPQMVSGRVEVDGLMLDYEVEALQVRELAAAKFEADGGEAAFLIPDGLNEESVVVDIGAHRGAWAERINNRFHPRLYLIEPASEFLQTLERKFSECENVNIAPYGLGNFGTYKIHLSEDSSSIYPISESTRVEIVRILNINGLVADFGLNKFDLIKIDAEGVEYDVLDQLQDFLPVISKIYIKYNLYEAKSVERRRLMNDRLSITHRNIFNYPFVWEGWSLK; translated from the coding sequence ATGAGCTTTGTATCCGAAGCCTTTCTGGGGAAGGTGCGTCCGCGGCCCTTGACCATCGTTACGGGTGCCGACGTCACGCATGGCCGATCTCTCTTGCAGTTTTTGAAAAGTGCGCTTCGCCATGAATCCCGGTCGCGTATTATCGCTTATGACTTGGGCCTCACCACGAAACAGAGGCTGGATGTTCTGGCGCTGGGCGGTAAGATCGAACTTCGCACATTTGATTTCTCCAAATATCCGGACTGGTTCGATATTCGGGTCGAGGCCGGTCAATACGCCTGGAAACCGACGATTATCGGTGAGGTGATGAAGGACGCGTGGGGACCGGTCCTTTGGATGGATTCCGGAGATTTGATTTTACGTCCCCTGAACAGCCTCTATGGACGGATAGTACGCAACGGCTTCAGTTCGCCGGAGTCGGCCGGGACCGTTGCGACGTGGACTCACGAAAAAACGCTTGCCCATTTTGGCCTGAATAAGGCGTGGGGCGAACACAAGCACAATGTAAACGGGGCTTGCGTCGGTTTCGATCCCTGGCATCCGGCGGGCGCAAAGCTTGGCAGGGAATGGTGCGAATTGGCGCAAGACAAAGCCGCCATTGCCCCAATTGGTTCTTCGCGCGCCAATCACCGCCAGGATCAGGCCTTGCTTAGCGTGCTGGCTCATCGTGCCGGTTTGGCTGATACCTGCCAAAGGTCGTTTGTCGACTATATTGTCCATTGTGACATCGACGACAATCCGCGTCCGCAGATGGTGAGCGGACGCGTCGAAGTCGACGGCCTGATGCTGGACTATGAAGTCGAGGCGTTACAGGTGCGAGAACTGGCGGCTGCCAAGTTTGAGGCCGACGGTGGCGAGGCGGCTTTTCTGATCCCCGATGGGTTGAATGAAGAGAGTGTTGTGGTCGATATTGGCGCGCATCGCGGAGCGTGGGCCGAACGGATTAACAACCGTTTTCATCCGAGATTATACCTCATCGAACCTGCGAGCGAATTTTTGCAGACGCTGGAAAGAAAATTTTCAGAATGTGAGAATGTAAATATTGCGCCATATGGCTTGGGTAATTTTGGAACTTATAAAATTCACTTGAGTGAAGACAGTTCCTCCATTTATCCAATTTCTGAATCTACGCGTGTAGAAATCGTTCGCATTTTAAATATCAATGGTCTGGTAGCGGATTTTGGGCTCAATAAATTTGATTTAATTAAAATTGATGCCGAAGGGGTGGAATATGATGTCTTGGATCAGCTCCAGGATTTTCTTCCAGTTATAAGCAAAATTTATATTAAGTATAATTTGTACGAAGCAAAATCTGTAGAAAGGCGACGTTTAATGAATGATCGTCTCAGTATTACGCATCGGAATATATTTAACTATCCATTTGTATGGGAGGGTTGGTCTTTAAAGTAG
- a CDS encoding FkbM family methyltransferase, producing the protein MQDYQDDTLLRVGPAGKIPGLSEKWTFLFGRRRRATFVEVGAYDGETASATACLADFGWRGWYIEPVPAFAELCRQRHEANAVTVAEYAVSNRSGTSALYVGGALSTLIKQQVEDYARVGWARRFHKGEEIVVETRTLDAALSEEGVPTGFDLLVISVEGAESLVLDGFQLERWRPKVVVVGADDPDGDFATNHRISATAASVRARMISAGYVEPYAGETGTLFVDLSWFQDRCKLLEANT; encoded by the coding sequence ATGCAAGATTATCAGGACGACACGCTTCTGAGAGTTGGCCCTGCCGGCAAAATTCCGGGGTTAAGTGAAAAGTGGACATTCCTTTTTGGCCGGCGCCGCCGCGCTACTTTTGTCGAGGTGGGTGCCTATGACGGGGAGACCGCTTCTGCGACCGCCTGTCTGGCAGATTTCGGATGGCGCGGTTGGTATATAGAGCCTGTTCCGGCCTTTGCCGAACTCTGTCGGCAACGTCATGAAGCGAATGCCGTGACCGTAGCGGAATATGCTGTTTCGAACCGCTCCGGGACGAGTGCGCTTTACGTCGGCGGCGCATTGTCCACCTTGATCAAACAGCAGGTTGAGGACTATGCGAGGGTCGGTTGGGCAAGACGGTTTCACAAGGGGGAAGAAATCGTTGTTGAAACCCGGACGTTGGACGCCGCACTATCTGAAGAGGGGGTGCCGACGGGATTCGACCTGTTGGTCATAAGCGTGGAGGGCGCGGAGTCTTTGGTGCTTGACGGTTTTCAATTGGAGCGCTGGCGCCCCAAGGTTGTTGTCGTTGGCGCTGATGATCCCGACGGGGATTTTGCGACTAATCATCGCATATCCGCCACCGCGGCAAGCGTGAGGGCGCGTATGATCTCCGCCGGGTATGTTGAGCCGTATGCAGGAGAGACGGGAACTCTTTTTGTGGATCTGTCTTGGTTTCAAGATCGTTGTAAGCTTTTGGAAGCAAATACATGA
- a CDS encoding DUF6492 family protein, with translation MRTRPVASIVMPFKDRKELLVQTLENLLQQTFSEYEIFLIDTGSTDGAQDYVKSMVQRDSRLVYIDNSRNGGLSNSYNVGIDLARGDFVFRMDSDDLCHPSRIQAQLHYFDENPDVSILGSWVRTFGDGSHLWKLPVQHEDITSQMLFCGAMAHPAVAFRKSRLNEFNLRYDESYPTSEDFELFTRASKLLRCANVPQVLLRYRRHPQAVTTVWAEKVRHLADKVLLRQLQWIGAPTDDTALRLHSQISHWERGAEDDFISRAFDWLSMLEDANRQSRRLDFFALRRQLDARRKWLIESAPVEQHAELTTRSRIFLADRNVKVSDPIPPYTEEIFNRLPDEGCRALSKWKKEKLKVGMAILIHERPEYLENCLTSVFQTAASQDYELTVVLVDDGSLDDRVQQYMELAHAGETRCVRVYTQKTGNNWGAAYNKAMKLVLAVDDFDVVGSSDSDALFHPLWLQRLLETALWAKQNHTAHRIGPLSGFNSSDDEFHEWQGVYDTPHGQFVVKKRMGALNYMFCIEDFKRIGFFPEHRDDETEMTRRFQSEGWWNFSTMTSYVEHLGQNSVLNKWRPTAVSRAVHGLSAAKTGWPSNIVGWQTLGYYQSVAGSTTTGDEVRSELPLDVVYVAREADVDTMGLSVESVRKFLRHPVSSFVVVGDENSRLPEFARDNGLRFVPENEVIGLRRTDISYTVDDVDRSGWMFQQLLKFGAAKLASGSHYLVMDADTILLKPQVYQAGGRDLVLHSDEFHVPYFLTYGRLTGREPVTYTSSVSHQALINRNILGDLQSFLERKWHKPWFRAILDVVDYDNASGFSEYETYAQWALENFGGKLHREHFRNLAMARSKALERGLDSLAQEFGDSYRSLSMHWYL, from the coding sequence ATGCGGACAAGGCCCGTTGCTTCTATCGTCATGCCGTTCAAGGACAGAAAAGAGCTTCTTGTCCAAACTCTTGAAAACCTGCTTCAGCAAACATTTTCTGAGTATGAAATTTTCCTGATCGATACGGGATCGACAGACGGCGCCCAAGACTATGTCAAGTCCATGGTGCAGCGTGACAGCAGGCTGGTCTATATAGATAATTCTCGAAATGGCGGCCTATCAAATAGTTATAATGTAGGCATTGATTTAGCGCGCGGAGACTTTGTTTTTCGAATGGATTCCGATGATTTGTGTCATCCCAGTCGAATACAGGCTCAACTGCACTATTTCGATGAAAATCCCGACGTGTCCATTTTGGGATCGTGGGTCAGGACCTTTGGGGACGGAAGCCACCTCTGGAAGCTGCCTGTTCAACATGAAGATATTACGTCTCAAATGTTGTTCTGTGGCGCTATGGCACACCCGGCAGTGGCTTTCCGTAAAAGCCGCCTGAACGAGTTTAATCTTCGGTACGACGAGAGCTACCCTACTTCGGAAGATTTCGAGCTATTCACCCGCGCCAGCAAATTACTTCGATGCGCGAACGTACCCCAGGTCTTATTGAGATATCGCCGCCATCCACAAGCCGTGACCACGGTCTGGGCTGAAAAGGTGCGGCATCTGGCGGACAAGGTGTTATTGCGGCAGCTTCAATGGATCGGAGCGCCTACGGATGACACGGCGTTACGGCTGCATTCACAGATTTCGCACTGGGAGCGGGGTGCCGAGGACGACTTTATTTCCCGCGCTTTCGACTGGCTATCCATGCTCGAAGATGCCAACCGGCAGAGTCGCCGCCTGGACTTTTTCGCCTTACGCCGCCAGTTGGACGCCCGACGGAAATGGCTGATTGAGTCGGCGCCTGTGGAGCAGCATGCAGAGCTGACCACCAGGAGCCGCATATTTCTTGCCGACCGTAACGTGAAGGTTTCGGATCCAATCCCGCCGTATACGGAAGAGATTTTCAATCGGCTTCCCGATGAAGGGTGTCGTGCGCTTTCGAAGTGGAAAAAGGAAAAACTGAAAGTTGGCATGGCAATCCTTATCCATGAGCGACCAGAATATCTCGAAAACTGCCTGACCTCCGTCTTCCAGACGGCCGCTTCGCAGGACTACGAATTGACGGTCGTTCTGGTTGATGACGGCTCCTTAGATGATCGCGTCCAGCAATATATGGAACTCGCCCATGCAGGAGAGACGCGCTGCGTACGCGTCTACACGCAGAAGACGGGTAACAACTGGGGCGCGGCCTATAACAAGGCTATGAAGCTGGTTCTGGCGGTTGATGACTTTGATGTAGTGGGGTCCAGCGACTCCGACGCACTGTTTCACCCGCTTTGGTTACAGCGTCTTCTGGAGACGGCCCTTTGGGCTAAACAAAACCATACGGCGCATCGTATCGGACCGCTTTCAGGGTTCAATTCCAGCGACGACGAGTTTCACGAATGGCAGGGCGTCTATGATACGCCACATGGCCAGTTCGTTGTTAAAAAGCGCATGGGTGCGCTGAACTATATGTTCTGCATCGAGGATTTCAAGCGCATCGGCTTTTTCCCCGAACATCGCGACGATGAGACCGAGATGACGCGAAGGTTCCAGAGCGAAGGCTGGTGGAACTTTTCGACCATGACCTCTTACGTCGAGCATCTCGGTCAAAACTCTGTCCTCAATAAGTGGCGTCCTACCGCTGTCTCAAGGGCGGTGCATGGGCTGTCAGCCGCAAAAACGGGTTGGCCGTCAAACATCGTGGGATGGCAGACCTTGGGCTACTATCAGTCTGTAGCCGGCTCAACCACGACAGGGGATGAGGTGAGAAGTGAGTTGCCTCTGGATGTGGTATATGTCGCGCGTGAAGCCGATGTTGACACGATGGGACTGTCGGTGGAGTCCGTACGCAAATTCCTTCGTCATCCTGTCTCCAGCTTTGTCGTCGTAGGCGATGAAAATTCGCGCCTGCCGGAGTTTGCGCGTGACAATGGCCTGCGGTTTGTGCCTGAGAATGAAGTTATTGGCCTGCGCCGGACCGACATTTCGTATACGGTCGATGATGTGGACCGGTCAGGATGGATGTTCCAGCAACTTCTGAAATTCGGAGCTGCGAAACTGGCCAGCGGCAGCCATTACCTTGTCATGGATGCCGATACTATCCTGTTAAAGCCGCAGGTATATCAAGCCGGAGGGCGGGATCTGGTTCTGCATTCTGACGAGTTTCATGTGCCCTACTTCCTGACCTATGGCCGTCTCACGGGGCGCGAACCTGTCACCTATACCAGCAGCGTATCCCATCAGGCGCTGATTAACCGCAATATCCTCGGAGATTTGCAGTCCTTCTTGGAGCGCAAATGGCATAAGCCCTGGTTCCGCGCAATTCTGGATGTCGTTGACTACGATAATGCGTCGGGCTTCTCAGAATATGAAACCTATGCGCAGTGGGCTTTGGAAAATTTTGGCGGAAAGCTTCATCGTGAGCACTTCCGCAATCTGGCGATGGCGCGTTCCAAAGCGCTGGAGCGGGGCCTTGACAGTTTGGCTCAAGAGTTTGGAGACAGTTATCGGTCTCTATCCATGCACTGGTATCTGTAG
- a CDS encoding alpha-1,2-fucosyltransferase produces MVRLLGGLANQLFQYALGRTLAIRTGALLRFDTRDLDNDTLRDYALDVLNVRGCKASLAELDYFRPENSSKITLLQEKSFTYDPTIRLAQAPIYLSGYWQSEKYFFDMDSVLRQDITLATPLSQLGNELAKRMEATNSVSVHVRRGDYVTNSHTNTYHGAVGVDYINKSIQHIHTTHPSSVFFVFSDDIEWTKANLKSEAELVFVPARPDACDAEDMILMGRCKHHILSNSSFSWWGAWLNPSRRKIVIAPSPWFRNPENDTRDLYGERWLKLSIQTGDKVA; encoded by the coding sequence ATGGTTCGTCTGCTGGGTGGGCTCGCCAATCAGCTTTTTCAGTACGCACTGGGAAGGACATTGGCCATTCGCACCGGCGCCCTCCTGCGCTTTGATACCCGCGACCTTGATAACGACACCCTGCGGGATTACGCGCTCGATGTGTTGAACGTGCGCGGATGCAAAGCCTCGCTCGCCGAACTTGATTATTTCCGTCCTGAAAATTCGAGCAAGATCACCTTGCTACAGGAAAAGAGCTTTACGTATGATCCGACCATCCGTTTGGCTCAGGCGCCCATTTACCTGTCGGGCTATTGGCAGTCGGAGAAATACTTTTTCGACATGGACTCGGTCTTGCGTCAGGACATTACCCTTGCGACCCCCCTGTCGCAGCTTGGAAATGAATTGGCAAAGCGGATGGAGGCTACAAACTCCGTTTCCGTACATGTCCGCCGTGGCGATTACGTTACAAACAGCCACACCAACACCTACCACGGCGCTGTAGGGGTGGATTATATAAATAAATCCATCCAGCATATCCATACCACACATCCGTCCTCCGTTTTCTTTGTGTTTTCTGACGATATCGAATGGACGAAAGCAAATCTGAAAAGTGAGGCGGAACTGGTTTTTGTGCCCGCCCGCCCAGATGCGTGCGACGCCGAAGACATGATCCTGATGGGAAGATGTAAACATCACATCTTATCGAATTCCTCTTTTAGCTGGTGGGGCGCGTGGTTGAACCCCAGTCGTAGAAAGATTGTAATTGCGCCGTCTCCCTGGTTCAGAAATCCGGAAAACGACACCCGCGACCTCTACGGAGAGCGTTGGCTGAAACTGTCTATTCAGACTGGGGATAAGGTGGCCTGA
- the galE gene encoding UDP-glucose 4-epimerase GalE: protein MTDTSVLVTGGAGYIGSHTCVELLNAGYRVTVIDNLSNSSKRSLERVEQITGKAVEFIEADILDAELLVGLMKKNAFGGVIHFAGLKAVGESAQHPLKYYDNNVTGSLRLLQAMQETGHKRLIFSSSATVYGLPKALPLTEDHQTNPINPYGRTKLVVEDMLRDLMASDPAWSVAILRYFNPVGAHKSGLIGEDPNDTPNNLMPYVSQVAVGRREKLTVHGDDFETPDGTGVRDYIHVVDLARGHVRALEALFKRTGCLTLNLGTGRGYSVMEMREAFEKASGRDVPFVVGPRRAGDVATSYADCTRSAEELNWRAQHTIEEMCADTWRWQSMNKTGFD, encoded by the coding sequence GTGACGGACACATCTGTTTTGGTCACCGGCGGAGCCGGTTATATCGGATCTCATACGTGTGTAGAACTGCTCAACGCAGGTTATCGTGTAACAGTCATCGACAATCTTTCAAATTCGTCCAAACGGTCTCTGGAACGTGTCGAACAAATAACCGGCAAGGCCGTCGAGTTCATCGAAGCCGATATTCTCGATGCTGAACTTCTGGTCGGCTTGATGAAAAAAAACGCTTTCGGCGGTGTTATTCATTTTGCGGGACTGAAAGCCGTCGGAGAATCCGCTCAGCATCCGCTTAAATATTACGATAATAATGTCACCGGAAGTCTTCGCCTTCTACAGGCCATGCAAGAGACGGGTCACAAACGATTAATATTCAGCTCGTCGGCGACTGTATACGGCCTTCCAAAGGCGTTGCCGTTGACTGAGGACCACCAAACCAATCCTATCAATCCATACGGCCGCACGAAGCTGGTGGTTGAAGACATGTTGCGTGACCTGATGGCCTCCGATCCGGCGTGGTCGGTGGCTATCTTGCGCTACTTCAACCCTGTAGGCGCGCATAAAAGCGGTCTGATTGGTGAGGACCCTAACGACACCCCTAATAACCTTATGCCGTATGTGTCTCAGGTCGCGGTGGGGCGGCGTGAGAAACTGACCGTTCATGGTGATGACTTTGAGACGCCTGATGGTACGGGCGTCCGGGACTACATCCATGTGGTGGACCTTGCCCGCGGACACGTGCGTGCATTGGAGGCCCTGTTCAAACGCACTGGTTGTTTAACCCTAAATCTGGGGACCGGACGAGGCTATAGTGTCATGGAAATGCGTGAGGCGTTTGAGAAGGCTTCGGGCAGGGACGTTCCCTTCGTCGTCGGCCCGCGTCGTGCGGGTGATGTCGCCACCAGCTATGCGGACTGCACACGGTCAGCGGAGGAACTGAATTGGCGAGCACAGCACACTATAGAAGAAATGTGTGCCGATACGTGGCGTTGGCAATCCATGAACAAGACTGGTTTCGATTGA